In Crateriforma spongiae, a single window of DNA contains:
- a CDS encoding mercuric reductase, translating to MNALQPDGEDNQRLESNVHPPTWTNPTPTGPYHLVVIGAGTAGLVTAAGAAGLGAKVALIERDLMGGDCLNVGCVPSKGVISAARVARGVRRSADHGVKTTGDIDVDFAGVMQRMRRLRAEISENDSASRFSKLGVDVFFGSARFVDSQTIEVADQTLKFKRAVIATGARAAVPSIPGLDDVNYLTNESVFSLTELPKRFGVIGAGPIGCELAQAFAQLGSEVYLIDSAQGILSKEDPDAADIVRQSLIRDGVHLLCCGRELKVRQSPQIHVSVEASGTSYDHSVDQLLVAVGRTPNVEGLNLESVGVAYDQHGVQVDDHLQTTNAKIFAAGDVCSKFKFTHAADFAARMVIQNALFAVGPLGKKKFSDLIIPWSTYTTPEIAHVGISERQADKDGVKIDTYRQSMSEVDRAILDGETDGFVKIHTRKGTDRILGATIVARHAGDLISQITLAMQQKIGLGAIANVIHPYPTQAEAIRKLGDQYNRTRLTATSKTVLAALRRFNVGS from the coding sequence ATGAACGCCTTGCAGCCCGACGGTGAAGACAATCAGCGTTTGGAATCCAACGTTCATCCACCGACTTGGACCAACCCGACCCCGACGGGGCCGTATCATCTGGTCGTGATCGGCGCAGGCACCGCGGGCTTGGTGACGGCCGCCGGTGCCGCAGGATTGGGTGCGAAAGTCGCCCTGATCGAACGCGATTTGATGGGTGGCGATTGTCTGAACGTCGGATGTGTTCCGTCCAAGGGCGTGATCAGTGCGGCACGGGTGGCTCGCGGTGTTCGACGGTCTGCCGACCATGGCGTGAAGACCACCGGCGACATCGACGTTGACTTCGCCGGCGTGATGCAACGAATGCGGCGATTGCGAGCGGAAATCAGCGAAAACGATTCGGCATCACGATTTTCAAAATTGGGCGTGGACGTTTTCTTTGGGTCCGCACGGTTCGTCGACAGCCAAACGATCGAAGTCGCCGATCAGACGCTGAAGTTCAAACGCGCCGTCATCGCCACCGGTGCCCGGGCCGCCGTTCCGTCGATCCCAGGCCTGGATGATGTCAACTATCTGACCAACGAATCGGTCTTCTCGCTTACCGAATTGCCCAAACGATTCGGGGTCATTGGTGCCGGCCCCATCGGCTGTGAATTGGCACAGGCCTTCGCCCAACTCGGTTCGGAGGTGTATCTGATCGATTCCGCCCAAGGCATCCTTTCAAAAGAGGATCCGGATGCCGCAGACATTGTCAGACAATCGCTGATTCGTGATGGCGTCCATCTGTTGTGTTGTGGCCGCGAATTGAAGGTCCGGCAGTCGCCACAGATTCACGTCAGTGTCGAAGCCAGCGGAACGTCGTACGATCATTCGGTCGATCAATTGCTGGTCGCTGTCGGACGGACTCCCAACGTCGAAGGATTGAATTTGGAATCCGTCGGCGTCGCCTACGACCAGCATGGTGTCCAGGTTGACGATCACTTGCAAACCACCAACGCCAAGATCTTCGCCGCCGGCGACGTCTGTTCCAAGTTCAAGTTCACGCATGCCGCCGACTTCGCCGCACGAATGGTGATTCAAAATGCGTTGTTCGCGGTGGGGCCGCTGGGGAAAAAGAAATTCAGCGACCTGATCATTCCCTGGTCCACCTACACAACCCCAGAGATTGCTCATGTCGGGATCAGTGAACGACAGGCCGACAAAGACGGCGTGAAGATTGATACCTACCGGCAATCGATGTCGGAAGTCGATCGAGCGATCTTGGACGGTGAGACCGATGGGTTTGTAAAAATCCACACACGCAAAGGCACCGATCGCATTTTGGGGGCCACCATCGTGGCCCGGCACGCCGGTGATTTGATTTCGCAGATTACACTGGCGATGCAGCAAAAGATCGGTTTGGGTGCCATCGCCAACGTCATTCATCCCTACCCAACCCAGGCCGAAGCGATCCGAAAGCTGGGTGACCAATACAACCGGACACGGCTGACCGCCACCAGCAAAACCGTGCTGGCCGCACT